In Chryseobacterium sp. C-71, the genomic window TGCGATTTTCTTTATTGTGGTGCCTTTGTCGATTAATTTAGTCAAAGAAAAAAGTCAGGGAACGAGCGTGAGAGTTCGCGTGAGTCCGACGCCGTATTATATTCATATTTTAGGGAAAACCTTTACTTATCTGATCATTTGCGTCATCCAGTTTTTGCTGATGGTTGCAGTAGGAATCTGGCTTTTCCCGCTGATGGATTTGCCACAGTTTGATGTTTCCGGAAAAATGTTCCACCTTTTGATTGTCACTCTTTTTGCAGGATTGGCTGCGATTGGATTTGGGGTTTTAATCGGAACGATGTCTAATACTCAGGAACAGTCGGCGCCGTTTGGAGCAACTTCCGTAGTTGTTTTGGCGGCGATTGGCGGAATTTGGGTTCCTGTTTTCCTGATGCCCGAATTTATGCAGAAAATCGCATCATTTTCCCCGATGAATTGGGGACTGAATGCGTATTACGATATTATTTTAAGAAACAGCGGCATTGGGGAAATTGCCAAAGAACTGATTTTCTTATTTTTATTTTATATTGCGATGGTGACGATTTCGTTATTGTATGAGAGGAAACAAAATAGTGTCTGATTTATTGTAAGGAGCCGGGAACCTGCTGTCCACTGTATCTTTTTTGTCATTGCTAACGACGTGAATCAATAAATCGAACTTATCAGCAATCGCAATGACAAAAAAGGATGCCGTTCCCATCAGGGCTAGGGATTTCGTGGGAAATTCACGTTTTGTCAACCCTATCAAAAGTCAAAACTTCGCCAAAGTTAAAGATTGATTAATATGAATTAACAGGCTCTTTGACAAAAATAGTAGAACTGTAATTAAATGCCTGAATAGAAAGATGAAGTATATCATCACATTATTTTAAGCACCCGTCACTGGAAAATCCGCAGGATTTAATGTGAATAGCCATAGGTGAAACCTATGGAATAAAATAAAACTCAATAAGAACCCGACAGGGTTCAATATTAAATAGCCTTCATAAAAAAACAAAATGCTATCTAAAAACATAACCTGTACCGAAGAAGTACGCGTTCGTTTCAACGAGACAGATCCGCTGGGAATCGTGTGGCACGGCCATTACATCGTTTATTTTGAGGACGGAAGAGAAGCTTTCGGAAGACAGCACGGTTTGACCTATCTCGACATTCAGAAAGCTGGATTTACCACGCCGATTGTGAAAAGCACGTGCGAACATTTTCTTCCTTTAAAATATGGTGAAACATTCAATATTGTAACGACTTTCGTGAATTCTGTTTCAGCGAAACTTATTTACAAATACGAGATTTTCAATCAGCAAAATCAATTGGTTTGCAGTGGAGAAACCATTCAGGTTTTTCTGGATTCTGAGAATAATTTATGCCTGT contains:
- a CDS encoding thioesterase family protein, with product MLSKNITCTEEVRVRFNETDPLGIVWHGHYIVYFEDGREAFGRQHGLTYLDIQKAGFTTPIVKSTCEHFLPLKYGETFNIVTTFVNSVSAKLIYKYEIFNQQNQLVCSGETIQVFLDSENNLCLYNPEFFQAWKDKNGL